A window of the Thalassoglobus sp. JC818 genome harbors these coding sequences:
- a CDS encoding FHA domain-containing protein, whose amino-acid sequence MAHPSIPSSKTATYHDKLSSNAAVLCLKPLRSNWELDPVNLAPGRYLLGRGRGCDLVFDFDGVAEKHALLVIGAKRTILQAYSPMTWVNDGAVNEETVSAGDRIALGPIEFLVEGPAAQSSESDNPTGGFLASDIGDLLKSILFSGRTSSAAQSESIVSPQPERDEPLEAGEEGRSQVSETDDTQEAHEKLRLLQEQLDRNQNDLEAERKTFESQRLELQDQLAQLEVARQEIANREEALSSREMDFEQQRSKSQSEAGQLSEVRAELDEQKQELVRQREEFLKQKAEVESLRAELEAKAQEQREAKASLEAKEGRLNQDAADWTTRRSEIDVALQNLQEREVELSRREEELNSRGTQAEIQLQELTRQSETLQAERAELEQREKQLSEAERDLEQRQQQATQQVLPSVSDSGLTSRDVELESRCQTLVRLVRELKRSEAELRSQLVEFETAQQAAFQDASQRKMEFEREEERLAEEAKQLEELRLNLDQSKQELEDERNRLKSEVEALGNEQQQLAAIRDELAEKANQLEQAMQQLKDREESLRGEIENASVEKSQDLESREQQLQAEVAFQQRRLEEMLWTVLTERDELEAVRATLATERENLDQKLEELHRDRRTLGEIEQVLKEEEQLLRAELDKFADSEGKLEQERGDLAKFAADLSDWSHTLEAKESALLQLSSEASGAGEASTSEPTGWRAEFEEAQATLAMQADQLRVEQTEIEKLAARIEHSREHLAHRVAELERREQILGEMEFRMGVDADEIANGQSPEENNWSSSWDGFDVGPAQDHVSGPVAGGPILEDDEFESLVEELASTQIEVVHDQASDSEADDDVDDSVNSPDATEFAERFADATDGIESNDESEGQEASGLIYDFAESEADDDARDDASKTQSTEGQEMISDDEVRAKELRAELSQAFGMGANPASPRSDSSSTSGNRVSPSAYDSSSSETESRSSDDSSSNESSFEDAPAEDSEEISIDSYMERLLSRTSKSTQSKSKVESAQKAEAVSRQANSEQQKRREPTNKAASPRPSDSDRKELRQKLDSFRAVANHSARQAVANSMADRERLRFEQWKQTALMGWGVTLVLVIVSLLLFHTLSIVSYLAIGAAFVLTLNAVISYRSLSQLLRDGSSEFDPEENPPAEMAFDDDDSSKEESASSVTEQRTQE is encoded by the coding sequence ATGGCACACCCCTCCATCCCCAGCAGCAAAACCGCTACGTACCATGACAAGCTTTCTTCGAATGCAGCAGTCCTCTGTTTGAAACCGCTCCGTTCGAACTGGGAGCTCGATCCTGTGAATCTGGCTCCCGGTCGGTATTTGCTCGGGAGAGGGCGAGGCTGCGATCTGGTCTTTGACTTCGACGGTGTGGCTGAGAAGCACGCTTTGCTTGTGATTGGAGCGAAACGCACGATCCTGCAAGCCTATTCACCGATGACATGGGTCAACGACGGAGCAGTTAACGAAGAGACCGTATCAGCTGGAGATCGAATTGCCCTTGGTCCGATTGAGTTTCTCGTCGAAGGGCCAGCCGCACAGAGCAGCGAGAGTGACAATCCGACCGGCGGATTTCTGGCGTCCGACATCGGAGATCTCCTGAAGTCCATTCTCTTTTCAGGGCGAACGAGCTCAGCTGCGCAGAGCGAATCGATCGTCAGTCCTCAGCCCGAGCGAGATGAACCGCTTGAAGCAGGCGAAGAGGGTCGCTCGCAGGTTTCAGAAACAGATGACACTCAGGAGGCTCATGAGAAGCTGCGACTCCTTCAGGAACAACTCGATCGAAACCAAAACGACTTGGAGGCGGAGCGAAAGACTTTCGAATCACAACGCCTTGAATTGCAGGACCAGCTTGCTCAGTTAGAAGTTGCAAGACAGGAAATCGCGAATCGTGAAGAGGCTCTCAGTTCCAGAGAAATGGACTTCGAACAGCAACGTTCGAAGAGTCAGTCAGAGGCCGGACAACTCTCAGAAGTCAGAGCGGAACTCGACGAACAGAAGCAGGAACTCGTTCGACAGCGTGAAGAATTCCTGAAACAGAAGGCCGAGGTCGAGTCACTCCGTGCCGAGTTGGAGGCGAAAGCACAAGAGCAGCGAGAGGCGAAAGCTTCGCTCGAAGCGAAAGAAGGTCGCTTGAATCAAGATGCGGCTGACTGGACAACGCGCCGAAGCGAAATCGATGTTGCTCTTCAAAATCTTCAAGAGCGCGAAGTCGAACTCTCTCGCCGAGAAGAGGAGTTGAACTCTCGAGGCACTCAAGCCGAGATTCAATTACAAGAACTGACTCGCCAATCGGAAACGCTTCAAGCTGAGAGAGCTGAACTCGAACAACGTGAAAAGCAACTCAGCGAGGCGGAGCGCGACCTCGAACAGCGACAACAGCAAGCCACTCAACAAGTCTTGCCTTCCGTCAGCGATTCCGGACTCACATCGCGCGACGTCGAGCTCGAAAGTCGATGCCAGACGCTCGTTCGACTGGTTCGTGAACTGAAGAGATCAGAGGCCGAACTCCGATCGCAGCTTGTTGAGTTTGAAACAGCGCAGCAGGCAGCATTTCAAGATGCTTCGCAGCGGAAGATGGAGTTCGAACGCGAAGAAGAACGGTTGGCTGAAGAAGCAAAACAGCTCGAAGAATTGCGACTGAATCTTGATCAATCGAAGCAGGAACTGGAGGACGAACGCAATCGATTGAAATCAGAAGTTGAGGCTCTCGGAAATGAGCAACAGCAACTCGCAGCGATACGGGACGAGTTGGCGGAGAAGGCCAATCAACTCGAACAAGCGATGCAACAACTGAAAGATCGGGAAGAGTCGCTTCGAGGGGAAATCGAGAACGCGTCTGTCGAGAAGTCGCAAGATCTCGAATCGCGAGAACAACAGCTACAGGCTGAGGTCGCCTTTCAGCAACGGCGATTGGAGGAAATGTTGTGGACCGTTCTCACAGAGCGGGACGAACTGGAAGCAGTACGTGCAACGCTTGCTACGGAACGAGAGAATCTGGATCAAAAACTGGAAGAGCTTCACCGTGACCGGCGGACACTCGGTGAAATCGAGCAAGTTCTCAAAGAGGAGGAGCAACTGCTGCGGGCAGAACTTGACAAGTTTGCCGACTCAGAAGGGAAGCTAGAACAGGAACGGGGTGATCTCGCCAAGTTCGCAGCTGATCTGAGCGACTGGAGTCACACACTCGAAGCTAAAGAATCTGCGTTGTTGCAGTTGTCGAGCGAAGCGTCCGGAGCTGGTGAAGCGTCAACTTCTGAACCGACAGGTTGGCGTGCGGAATTCGAAGAAGCTCAGGCAACTCTGGCGATGCAGGCAGATCAACTGCGAGTCGAACAGACTGAGATTGAAAAGCTCGCTGCCCGTATAGAGCACTCACGAGAACATCTTGCTCATCGTGTTGCAGAACTCGAACGACGTGAACAGATTCTCGGTGAAATGGAATTTCGCATGGGAGTCGATGCAGATGAAATCGCGAACGGTCAATCTCCCGAAGAGAATAACTGGTCGAGTTCGTGGGACGGATTTGATGTTGGCCCAGCTCAGGATCATGTTTCGGGGCCGGTCGCAGGTGGTCCGATTTTGGAGGACGATGAGTTCGAGAGTCTCGTTGAGGAACTCGCTTCAACTCAGATTGAAGTCGTCCATGATCAGGCTTCGGATTCGGAAGCTGACGACGATGTTGATGACTCTGTGAATTCTCCGGATGCTACGGAATTTGCAGAACGTTTCGCGGATGCAACGGACGGAATTGAGTCGAACGACGAATCTGAAGGTCAGGAGGCCTCAGGGCTGATCTACGATTTCGCTGAATCTGAGGCAGATGACGATGCTCGCGATGATGCCTCGAAGACACAATCGACTGAGGGCCAGGAAATGATCAGCGACGATGAAGTGCGTGCAAAAGAACTCCGTGCGGAGTTAAGTCAGGCATTCGGAATGGGGGCAAATCCCGCTTCGCCGAGGTCTGACAGCAGCAGTACATCCGGGAATCGAGTTTCGCCATCGGCTTATGATTCATCGAGTTCAGAGACTGAAAGTCGGAGCTCAGACGATAGTTCGTCAAACGAATCGAGTTTTGAGGACGCTCCAGCTGAGGATTCGGAAGAAATCTCGATTGACTCCTACATGGAGCGGCTCCTCTCCAGAACCAGCAAGTCGACTCAATCAAAATCCAAGGTCGAGTCAGCCCAAAAGGCGGAAGCGGTCAGTCGTCAGGCAAATTCCGAACAACAAAAGCGCAGGGAACCGACGAACAAAGCAGCCAGTCCTCGGCCATCCGATTCAGATCGGAAGGAACTTCGTCAGAAACTCGATTCCTTTCGTGCTGTCGCGAATCACTCTGCCCGGCAAGCAGTCGCGAACTCAATGGCGGACCGGGAACGCTTGCGATTTGAGCAGTGGAAGCAAACGGCATTGATGGGTTGGGGCGTGACGCTCGTTTTAGTCATTGTGTCGCTGTTGCTGTTTCATACGCTGTCGATCGTTTCATATCTCGCGATCGGCGCAGCGTTTGTGCTCACTTTGAATGCCGTGATTTCGTATCGATCATTGAGTCAACTCCTGAGAGATGGGTCGAGCGAGTTTGATCCTGAGGAGAACCCGCCTGCGGAAATGGCCTTCGATGACGACGATTCCTCGAAGGAAGAATCCGCCTCGAGCGTTACCGAACAGAGAACACAAGAATAG
- the ribH gene encoding 6,7-dimethyl-8-ribityllumazine synthase: MVQQTSGKLIADSNDRFAIVVSRFNDLVTGKLLSGAIDTLTRHGVAEDSISVFWVSGAFELPVVAEKLAAKGDVSAVLALGAVIQGDTDHHEYINHAVAQGLMNVSQKFSIPTLFGVLTCRTMEQALDRAGGKAGNKGAEAALAAIETLDVLRQIS; encoded by the coding sequence ATGGTGCAGCAAACTTCCGGGAAACTGATCGCAGATTCTAACGACCGTTTTGCAATCGTTGTGTCCCGATTCAACGATCTGGTCACGGGAAAACTTCTCTCGGGAGCGATCGACACACTGACCCGGCACGGAGTTGCCGAAGACTCGATTTCCGTTTTCTGGGTCTCTGGGGCATTCGAGCTTCCTGTGGTTGCGGAAAAGCTGGCTGCCAAAGGAGATGTGTCAGCCGTGCTGGCTCTGGGAGCGGTCATTCAGGGAGATACAGATCACCATGAGTACATCAATCATGCTGTCGCTCAAGGATTGATGAACGTGTCGCAGAAGTTCTCAATCCCCACCTTGTTTGGTGTGTTGACCTGTCGTACGATGGAGCAAGCTCTGGACCGAGCTGGCGGAAAAGCAGGGAACAAAGGTGCCGAAGCTGCGCTGGCAGCGATCGAAACACTCGACGTCCTCAGACAGATCTCCTGA
- the nusB gene encoding transcription antitermination factor NusB, with protein sequence MARRSKSRQIALQMLYQTDLNPDIGMDSIREMIAERMKDPDLRTFAWSLFGGVMECRAELDERIQAVAQNWRISRMAATDRSVLRLGAFELLKTNTPPRVVIDEAIELAKKFGNAQSAQFVNGVLDQLIPNKHNRPKEPPKADAEGGSE encoded by the coding sequence ATGGCTCGACGCAGCAAATCCCGACAAATTGCACTCCAGATGCTGTATCAGACGGATCTGAATCCAGATATTGGAATGGATTCGATTCGTGAGATGATCGCCGAACGTATGAAGGATCCGGACCTGAGAACCTTCGCTTGGTCGCTGTTCGGCGGAGTGATGGAATGTCGCGCTGAACTCGATGAAAGAATTCAGGCTGTCGCCCAGAACTGGCGAATCAGCCGGATGGCTGCCACAGATCGGAGTGTGCTTCGACTGGGAGCTTTCGAGTTGTTGAAAACGAACACTCCACCGCGAGTGGTCATCGATGAAGCGATCGAGTTGGCCAAGAAGTTCGGGAACGCTCAGTCAGCCCAATTCGTCAACGGTGTGCTGGATCAACTCATACCGAACAAGCACAACCGACCCAAAGAGCCACCGAAGGCCGACGCAGAGGGCGGAAGCGAATAG
- a CDS encoding PQQ-binding-like beta-propeller repeat protein has product MPRICVANLFSSVLVFTMLVIFAAPTSVEAEEWTRFRGPNGEGKSSQQGFPTKWEMQDYDWVVELPGKGHSSPAIWNDSLFLTAGLDDGTRIVICVDAMTGEIRWEDSIQLAANHLHKKNSYASGTPAVDGERVFVVFADDNHYTILAYDFAGERIWSRDLGSFTSQHGQGVSPIVYDGKVIVPDDQMGPSKIVALDVASGEQVWESERDFRRTSYATPLIVNIDGKDQLVCLSGALGLSGMDPQTGKQLWASGELPDRTVASPAYGEGLLTAICGKGGRGTTLALVKADGKGEVVNMRTRNLPYVPTPIIHEGHLFLWNDGGVVCCIDLSGDLEQNVWMERIGGNFSGSPVLIDGKLYCISEEGDVVVLDASPKFHLYGKSPTGDNSYSTPAVANGRLYLRGFGSLACLRSGTRVSQR; this is encoded by the coding sequence ATGCCCCGTATTTGTGTCGCGAATCTGTTCTCATCTGTTCTTGTCTTCACGATGCTCGTCATCTTCGCAGCACCGACTTCGGTCGAAGCTGAGGAGTGGACCCGATTTCGTGGCCCCAATGGTGAGGGAAAGAGTTCGCAGCAGGGTTTCCCGACGAAATGGGAAATGCAGGATTATGACTGGGTCGTCGAGCTTCCCGGAAAAGGGCACTCATCGCCTGCGATCTGGAATGATTCTCTGTTTCTGACGGCAGGCTTGGACGACGGAACGCGCATCGTCATTTGTGTTGATGCCATGACTGGCGAGATTCGCTGGGAAGACTCAATTCAACTGGCTGCGAATCATCTTCACAAGAAGAACAGCTACGCTTCAGGGACTCCTGCTGTCGATGGAGAGCGGGTTTTTGTGGTCTTCGCCGACGACAATCACTACACGATTCTGGCTTACGACTTCGCCGGAGAACGAATCTGGTCACGCGATCTTGGTTCGTTCACGAGCCAGCATGGTCAGGGAGTTTCTCCGATTGTTTACGACGGAAAAGTGATCGTGCCTGATGACCAGATGGGGCCGAGCAAAATCGTCGCTCTCGACGTGGCCAGCGGCGAGCAGGTGTGGGAGTCAGAACGTGACTTCCGCAGGACGTCCTACGCGACTCCGTTGATCGTCAACATCGACGGAAAAGATCAACTCGTATGCTTGAGCGGTGCGCTGGGGCTGTCGGGAATGGACCCACAAACCGGAAAACAGCTGTGGGCATCCGGTGAACTTCCCGATCGAACGGTGGCCTCACCTGCTTATGGAGAAGGATTGCTGACAGCGATTTGCGGAAAGGGTGGACGTGGAACGACGCTGGCACTTGTGAAAGCGGACGGCAAGGGTGAAGTCGTCAACATGCGAACACGCAATTTGCCGTACGTGCCGACTCCGATTATTCACGAAGGTCATCTGTTCCTGTGGAACGATGGCGGCGTTGTCTGCTGTATCGATCTGTCCGGAGACTTGGAGCAGAACGTATGGATGGAGCGGATCGGCGGAAACTTCAGTGGCTCGCCTGTGTTGATTGATGGCAAGCTCTATTGCATCTCAGAAGAAGGAGATGTTGTCGTCCTCGATGCATCGCCGAAATTCCATCTGTACGGGAAAAGCCCGACGGGTGACAACTCGTACTCGACTCCAGCAGTAGCGAACGGTCGTCTCTACCTACGAGGATTCGGAAGTCTTGCTTGCTTGCGATCCGGCACTCGAGTCTCCCAGCGCTGA
- a CDS encoding DEAD/DEAH box helicase, whose amino-acid sequence MTSDVESLSFKGLGLNQRILRTLDTLGFEKPTPIQAEFIPIAITGVDCIGQARTGTGKTAAFALPILQKLERRSEAVQAIILAPTRELSEQVDREFRSLAGKSNCDTVLVVGGRPLGPQISALRKCPQVVIGTPGRVIDLLQRKELDLSKVGFAVLDEADRMLDIGFRKDIERILSSCPEDRQTLLLSATLAEPVQRLAQRFMKEPALVDLSEDHVVVDTIEQFYCTVEHEQKYGLLIKLLLNERPSQAIVFCRTKRKAHEIYAKIKKKLPDVAAIHGDLPQKTRDRVLKQLRDGRVRLAIATDVVGRGIDISGISHIVNFDIPESADDYIHRVGRTGRLSSDFHGRAFTFVTPEQGPELTKIEMRINTLLHEYRFDGYNAFQSREVGTVSENETFEPAPVSSSHWDDILNDLG is encoded by the coding sequence ATGACATCTGATGTCGAATCACTCTCCTTCAAAGGGCTTGGGCTGAATCAGCGGATTTTGCGAACGCTTGATACACTCGGATTTGAGAAGCCCACGCCGATTCAGGCGGAATTTATTCCCATCGCTATCACTGGCGTGGATTGTATCGGGCAGGCACGCACGGGAACGGGAAAGACCGCAGCCTTCGCACTGCCGATCCTTCAAAAGCTTGAGCGTCGAAGCGAAGCCGTCCAGGCGATTATTCTGGCACCGACTCGTGAGTTGAGTGAACAAGTCGATCGCGAGTTTCGGTCGCTCGCTGGGAAATCCAACTGCGACACCGTGCTCGTGGTAGGTGGTCGTCCGCTCGGTCCGCAGATCTCAGCGCTGCGAAAGTGTCCGCAGGTCGTCATCGGAACTCCGGGTCGAGTCATTGATCTTCTCCAGCGGAAAGAACTTGACTTGAGCAAGGTGGGCTTCGCAGTTCTGGACGAAGCGGATCGAATGCTCGATATCGGATTTCGAAAAGACATCGAACGAATTCTGAGTTCCTGTCCTGAAGACCGGCAAACGTTGTTGCTCTCAGCGACGCTGGCCGAACCGGTGCAGCGACTGGCTCAACGATTTATGAAAGAACCGGCACTCGTCGATCTTTCAGAAGATCACGTTGTGGTGGATACGATCGAGCAGTTTTATTGCACGGTCGAGCACGAACAGAAATACGGTTTGCTGATCAAGCTGCTGTTGAATGAGCGTCCATCGCAGGCGATTGTCTTCTGCCGGACAAAGCGGAAAGCTCATGAGATCTATGCGAAGATCAAAAAGAAGCTGCCGGACGTGGCAGCGATTCATGGAGATCTTCCACAGAAGACCCGGGATCGTGTTCTGAAACAGCTGCGCGATGGTCGAGTCCGACTGGCGATCGCGACGGACGTTGTCGGTCGGGGAATCGACATCTCCGGGATTTCACACATCGTGAATTTCGATATCCCGGAAAGTGCAGACGACTACATCCACCGCGTTGGCCGAACTGGTCGACTCTCCTCTGATTTTCATGGGCGCGCATTCACGTTCGTCACTCCGGAGCAGGGACCGGAATTGACAAAGATCGAAATGCGGATCAATACCCTTTTGCATGAGTATCGTTTCGACGGATATAATGCATTCCAGTCTCGTGAAGTCGGAACTGTTTCCGAAAACGAGACCTTTGAACCGGCTCCAGTTTCGTCATCGCATTGGGATGACATCCTCAATGATTTAGGGTAG
- a CDS encoding response regulator, producing MTGFLGGHDSSDEAAALQSAVGRPMEILLVEDSLVAAKFAIGALDRSGIRHRLTWMSHGDDAKSFVFQEGRFSLAPRPDLVLLDLNLPGLSGRQILQLMRSTDHLKRIAVVIMTGETTPADGAEFGAMDVQGVLTKPVDVGNFVDLVERLKSYWKAEMIIPYSQEGQSENFRSS from the coding sequence GTGACTGGATTTCTCGGAGGACACGACAGCAGCGATGAAGCAGCAGCTCTGCAGTCTGCCGTCGGTCGTCCTATGGAAATCCTGCTGGTCGAAGACAGCCTCGTTGCTGCCAAGTTTGCGATCGGAGCATTGGATCGCAGCGGAATCCGACATCGTCTGACGTGGATGAGTCACGGTGATGATGCGAAGAGCTTTGTGTTTCAGGAGGGCCGGTTTTCACTCGCTCCACGACCTGATCTTGTTCTTCTCGATTTGAATCTTCCCGGGCTGAGCGGTCGGCAAATTCTTCAGCTGATGAGATCGACGGATCACTTGAAGCGGATCGCCGTCGTGATCATGACTGGCGAGACGACTCCTGCAGACGGAGCAGAGTTTGGGGCCATGGACGTGCAGGGCGTGCTGACCAAACCAGTGGACGTTGGCAACTTTGTCGATCTTGTGGAAAGGTTAAAGAGTTACTGGAAAGCGGAGATGATCATTCCTTATTCGCAAGAAGGGCAAAGCGAAAACTTTCGGTCGAGCTAA
- the rnc gene encoding ribonuclease III: MSSQPAPQDPESDALAACQNVLRYRFEDQELLIRCLTHASAARTRLESNERMEFLGDAILGAAVCEKLFRRFPESSEGELTRIKSVVVSRATCARLIRQLKLDDFLVLGKGITTSSSVPNSVLATAFEAIIGGIYLDGGYEAACSFIEWVLDEDISNAAESTIGVNYKSLFQQRMQKSLGETPVYTVMDERGPDHSKCFQVTAVVGDREFIPAWGPSKKVAEQRAARNALAQLDGEFVPHQKNSDGTSNATKVEQDGSSTESTPQG, translated from the coding sequence ATGTCTTCTCAACCGGCCCCTCAAGATCCTGAGTCAGATGCACTGGCAGCTTGTCAGAATGTCTTGCGATACCGGTTCGAGGATCAGGAATTGCTCATCCGCTGCTTAACGCATGCTTCCGCAGCACGCACCCGGCTGGAATCGAATGAACGGATGGAGTTTCTGGGTGATGCTATTCTGGGGGCTGCCGTTTGCGAAAAACTCTTTCGGCGATTTCCGGAGTCATCAGAAGGGGAACTGACTCGCATCAAGTCAGTCGTGGTGAGTCGAGCGACGTGCGCCCGATTGATCCGCCAATTGAAACTCGATGACTTCCTCGTGCTCGGAAAAGGGATCACAACGAGTTCGTCGGTTCCGAATTCCGTGCTCGCAACTGCTTTCGAAGCGATCATCGGAGGGATCTATCTGGATGGGGGATACGAAGCGGCCTGTTCGTTCATCGAATGGGTCCTCGACGAAGATATTTCGAATGCTGCTGAGTCGACGATTGGGGTGAATTACAAGAGTCTCTTTCAACAGCGCATGCAGAAATCGTTGGGGGAGACTCCAGTGTATACCGTCATGGACGAACGAGGTCCGGATCATTCGAAATGCTTTCAGGTGACAGCCGTCGTAGGAGATCGAGAATTTATTCCTGCCTGGGGACCGAGTAAGAAGGTCGCCGAGCAACGCGCTGCTCGCAATGCCCTCGCGCAACTCGATGGAGAATTCGTTCCACATCAGAAAAACTCTGACGGCACCTCGAATGCAACGAAAGTCGAGCAGGACGGTTCGTCTACAGAGTCGACCCCGCAGGGTTGA
- a CDS encoding tetratricopeptide repeat protein, producing the protein MSTAEDLCAQANACLSEKNARQAIKLLEEAIEIDPDLVVAHENLAGLCFLTRDYERAIQLYQRAMRLDPKNSAAMINLGAVYNKMKNYQEAVKTLRSALSRDRRSPEAYYNLGIAHKGLNQFSMAVSAYKEAIRLDPEMAEAYFNLGNVLIEMKNHSQAILNYRRAVELKPNFKKAVVGLRKAEEQAYEAKQSHNPFGRLVNMEDVERKNKEVEKKLVLTPQQRYEDREIVHRLAKDGERIAGEVVEQVKQELEAAILELSRLMSEERDGRTWLSHQKQFRLAVENFRQNVSSLKEKVEQIRDHERHIETDYCSN; encoded by the coding sequence ATGTCGACGGCAGAAGATCTGTGTGCCCAGGCGAATGCGTGCCTGTCGGAAAAGAACGCCCGGCAAGCGATCAAATTGCTGGAAGAAGCTATCGAGATCGATCCCGATCTGGTCGTCGCACACGAGAATCTCGCCGGCCTCTGTTTTCTGACACGAGATTACGAACGGGCGATTCAACTCTATCAACGTGCGATGCGGTTAGACCCCAAGAACTCTGCTGCGATGATCAATCTTGGCGCGGTCTACAACAAGATGAAGAACTATCAGGAAGCGGTGAAGACTCTGCGAAGTGCGTTGTCCCGTGACCGACGTTCTCCCGAAGCGTATTACAATCTCGGAATCGCTCATAAGGGGTTGAATCAGTTTTCGATGGCCGTCTCTGCTTACAAGGAAGCCATTCGCCTCGATCCCGAGATGGCGGAAGCATATTTCAATCTGGGCAATGTTCTCATCGAGATGAAGAATCACAGCCAGGCGATTCTGAATTACCGGCGGGCGGTCGAGCTCAAACCGAACTTCAAGAAAGCAGTCGTCGGGCTGAGGAAGGCCGAAGAGCAGGCCTATGAAGCCAAGCAGAGTCACAACCCGTTCGGTCGACTTGTGAACATGGAAGACGTCGAGAGAAAGAACAAAGAGGTCGAGAAGAAACTCGTTCTGACTCCTCAGCAACGGTATGAAGATCGAGAGATTGTGCATCGACTCGCCAAAGATGGAGAGCGAATCGCTGGAGAAGTTGTTGAACAAGTCAAACAGGAACTCGAAGCAGCGATTCTCGAGTTGAGTCGACTGATGAGTGAAGAACGTGACGGCCGAACCTGGCTGTCACATCAAAAGCAGTTTCGGCTGGCTGTCGAGAATTTCCGTCAGAACGTCTCCAGCTTAAAGGAGAAGGTCGAGCAGATTCGCGACCACGAACGGCACATCGAAACAGACTACTGCAGCAATTGA